From the genome of Spirosomataceae bacterium TFI 002, one region includes:
- a CDS encoding transcription-repair coupling factor (superfamily II helicase) produces the protein MTAEDFLKLYTTDSLVQAIHGKVIGKPHIQLEGIVGSLDAILAASFYKLKPFNGLFVLPEKEDAAYFYNDLKNLLGEENTAYLPASYKRLFDFHDIENANVLLRAELINKLNQGVDNMLVVTYSEALAEKVINKQSLVANTLVLKKGEQLDLSFITELLVSYDFEKTEFVYEPGQFSIRGGIVDIFSYASDTPARIELWGEEIDNIRLFDPETQLSTGQQDKVTIIPNVEHKLKTEKREPFFEFLNDDLTIWFRDVDFTLSRVKESFTKVEQDVQSIVEKSGDIKVVFDADETFISSEKLKSIIEKYNIVEFGKRFFYNKSERIQYHSKAQPSFNKEFNILIEDINQRQAEGFRTFISSDQKRQLNRLKVIFEEIDPQNEFQQANVSLREGFIDLQSKIVCYTDHQIFERYHRYNVKEKFSKSKALTIKELKSLQPGDYVTHIDYGIGRFAGMEKVDVKGKMQEAIRLVYRDNDLLYINIHSLHKIAKYSGKEGAPPNMSKLGTGDWENKKKKVKKQVKDIAKELIQLYAKRRSAPGFAFSPDSYFQIELESSFIYEDTPDQGSATEKVKEDMEKPYPMDRLVCGDVGFGKTEIAIRAAFKAATDGKQVAVLVPTTILAMQHHKTFSERLEKMPVTVDYVNRFKTAKSTTETLKKLKEGKVDIIIGTHMLLNKKIAFKDLGLLIIDEEQKFGVKAKDRIKEIKTNVDVLTLTATPIPRTLHFSLMGARDLSVIATPPPNRQPVTTEVKVFQEEVIRDAISNELQRGGQVFFVHNRVNDIDSIANIIYRLVPDAKIGVAHGQMEGDKLEKVMMRFIDGEIDVLISTNIIESGLDIPNANTIIINQAHMFGMSDLHQMRGRVGRSNKKAYCYLLTPPITLLSKDARKRLQTLEEFSDLGDGFKVAMRDLDIRGAGNLLGAEQSGFVNDLGYELYHKILDEAVSELKENEFKSLFEKELKAKDFKVEDCQIETDQQILIPETYIGGISERLSVYNTIDNIKEEEELESFRESLIDRFGKLPEEVVQLFEVVKIRWKAEKLGFEKVTLKSNILKCYFVSSKHEEYYQTDKFGRILDYVKKNPRLCSLKQVKDKLILKVENVSSIDTVEQFFDKLNAHLKKEIAV, from the coding sequence GTGACGGCTGAAGATTTTCTAAAACTATATACCACAGATAGCCTTGTGCAGGCTATTCACGGAAAAGTTATAGGCAAACCTCACATTCAGCTCGAAGGAATAGTTGGTAGTTTAGATGCTATTCTAGCTGCTTCGTTTTATAAATTAAAGCCTTTTAATGGCCTATTTGTACTTCCAGAGAAAGAAGACGCAGCTTATTTTTACAACGATCTAAAGAATCTTCTTGGCGAAGAAAATACAGCATATTTACCCGCTTCCTACAAGCGACTTTTTGACTTTCATGATATAGAAAATGCCAACGTACTTCTACGTGCGGAGCTAATAAATAAGTTAAACCAAGGAGTAGACAACATGCTCGTGGTTACTTACAGCGAGGCTTTGGCAGAAAAAGTAATTAATAAACAAAGCTTGGTCGCCAACACGCTTGTGTTGAAAAAAGGGGAACAACTTGACCTTTCATTCATTACTGAGCTGCTCGTTTCTTACGATTTCGAAAAAACTGAGTTCGTTTATGAGCCTGGACAATTCTCCATACGAGGAGGAATTGTGGATATTTTCTCATACGCATCAGACACTCCAGCTAGAATTGAACTCTGGGGAGAAGAAATTGATAATATCAGGCTTTTTGACCCTGAAACGCAACTTTCAACTGGTCAGCAAGATAAAGTTACTATCATTCCTAATGTTGAACATAAACTCAAAACAGAAAAAAGAGAGCCGTTTTTCGAGTTTTTGAATGACGACCTTACCATTTGGTTTAGGGATGTAGACTTTACCCTATCTCGTGTTAAAGAGAGTTTCACCAAGGTAGAGCAAGATGTTCAAAGCATTGTTGAAAAAAGTGGGGATATAAAAGTAGTCTTTGACGCAGACGAAACCTTTATTTCTTCAGAAAAGCTTAAATCAATAATTGAAAAATATAACATTGTAGAGTTCGGAAAAAGGTTCTTCTACAATAAATCGGAAAGGATTCAGTATCATTCCAAAGCCCAACCGTCTTTTAATAAGGAGTTTAATATCTTAATTGAAGACATCAACCAACGACAAGCAGAAGGCTTTAGAACTTTTATCTCTTCAGATCAGAAGCGACAACTAAATCGCCTCAAGGTAATTTTTGAAGAAATAGACCCTCAAAATGAGTTTCAACAAGCCAATGTTTCACTAAGAGAGGGTTTTATTGACCTACAGTCAAAAATTGTATGTTATACCGATCATCAGATCTTTGAAAGGTATCATAGGTATAATGTCAAAGAGAAGTTTTCTAAATCGAAAGCACTTACGATAAAAGAACTAAAATCTCTACAACCAGGCGACTACGTAACTCACATTGATTACGGTATTGGTCGCTTTGCAGGGATGGAAAAGGTAGATGTCAAAGGCAAAATGCAAGAAGCCATTCGCCTAGTTTATAGAGACAACGACCTCCTTTATATTAATATTCATAGTCTTCACAAGATCGCCAAATACTCAGGAAAGGAAGGAGCTCCTCCGAACATGAGTAAACTTGGAACTGGCGACTGGGAAAACAAGAAAAAGAAGGTTAAAAAACAGGTTAAAGACATTGCAAAAGAGCTTATTCAGCTTTATGCTAAGCGTAGGTCTGCCCCTGGGTTTGCTTTTAGTCCTGATAGTTATTTCCAAATAGAACTAGAATCTTCATTTATTTACGAAGACACTCCAGACCAAGGTAGTGCCACCGAAAAAGTAAAAGAAGACATGGAAAAGCCTTACCCAATGGATAGACTTGTGTGCGGTGATGTTGGTTTTGGTAAAACAGAAATTGCGATTCGTGCGGCTTTCAAAGCTGCTACAGACGGAAAACAAGTGGCAGTACTGGTTCCTACCACAATACTTGCTATGCAGCACCATAAGACTTTTAGTGAGCGATTGGAGAAAATGCCTGTCACGGTAGACTATGTGAATAGATTTAAAACCGCAAAATCAACCACAGAAACATTAAAAAAGCTAAAAGAAGGGAAGGTAGATATCATCATAGGTACGCACATGCTATTGAACAAAAAAATAGCGTTCAAAGACCTAGGGTTGCTAATTATAGATGAAGAACAAAAGTTTGGCGTAAAGGCAAAAGATAGAATTAAAGAGATTAAAACGAATGTGGATGTACTTACACTTACAGCCACACCGATTCCACGTACCCTGCACTTTAGCTTAATGGGTGCCAGAGACCTTTCCGTAATTGCAACTCCGCCACCAAATAGACAACCTGTTACAACTGAAGTTAAAGTATTTCAAGAAGAAGTTATCCGAGATGCTATTTCAAATGAATTGCAGAGAGGAGGACAGGTGTTTTTTGTACACAACAGGGTCAATGATATCGACTCTATCGCAAATATCATTTATCGCTTAGTACCCGATGCCAAAATAGGTGTTGCTCATGGACAAATGGAAGGTGATAAGCTGGAAAAGGTAATGATGCGATTCATTGATGGAGAAATTGACGTACTTATTTCGACGAATATCATTGAATCTGGACTTGATATTCCAAATGCAAACACCATAATTATCAACCAAGCACACATGTTTGGGATGAGTGACTTGCACCAAATGAGGGGTAGGGTAGGGCGATCAAATAAGAAAGCTTATTGTTATTTACTTACACCACCAATCACTCTACTGAGTAAAGACGCTCGTAAGAGACTTCAAACTTTAGAAGAATTTTCTGACTTGGGAGATGGTTTTAAAGTTGCCATGCGTGATCTTGACATTCGAGGTGCTGGAAACTTGTTGGGTGCAGAGCAAAGTGGTTTTGTAAATGACCTTGGTTACGAACTTTATCACAAAATCCTCGATGAAGCAGTTAGTGAGCTAAAGGAAAATGAATTCAAATCTCTTTTTGAGAAAGAACTGAAAGCGAAGGATTTCAAAGTTGAGGATTGTCAGATAGAAACCGATCAGCAAATCTTAATTCCGGAGACATACATTGGAGGTATTTCAGAACGACTTTCGGTCTATAATACAATCGATAATATCAAAGAAGAGGAGGAGCTGGAATCTTTCCGAGAATCACTTATTGATCGATTTGGCAAATTGCCAGAAGAGGTAGTTCAGTTATTTGAAGTTGTGAAAATCAGATGGAAAGCGGAAAAGCTCGGTTTTGAGAAAGTAACCCTCAAAAGTAATATCCTCAAATGCTATTTCGTTTCATCAAAGCACGAAGAATATTATCAAACGGATAAGTTTGGCAGAATTCTTGATTATGTAAAAAAGAATCCAAGACTGTGTAGTTTAAAGCAAGTTAAAGATAAACTCATCTTGAAAGTGGAAAATGTAAGCTCCATTGATACTGTTGAGCAGTTCTTTGACAAATTAAATGCACATTTAAAGAAAGAAATTGCGGTTTAA
- a CDS encoding gliding motility-associated lipoprotein GldJ/gliding motility-associated lipoprotein GldJ,TIGR03530 yields MKRLILGVSVLTMSLMVFTSCKKDTKTSLKPGKNSNTTGLDFATKDKEEGFSVKPFAGQPAGPNMVFIEGGRFTMGTSEEDITYTRDNLERTVTVASFYMDKTEIANINWLEYLYDIQQDSTREFYDSALPDTTVWANPMSFNDQYVDQYLRYPGFRYYPVVGVSWVQASDYCLWRTAVVNNDMATGDTKGGGVKLPFGKKKNADGGAEGVEAKQYDGNRVAIESGKVLPAFRLPTEAEWEYAAKAMIGTQYIDENQSNQRIYPWDGSTLRKDRGKNKGMMLANFKRGRGDYAGIAGRQNDKNIITAEVYDFPPNDFGLYNMAGNVNEWVYDLYRPNSYQDFNDLNPIRRNDFQDEKGLYDADNYNSVIDNNLRVYKGGSWSDIAYWLAPGTRRYLDQDSSTATIGFRCAMIAVGSQGK; encoded by the coding sequence ATGAAGAGACTTATTTTAGGAGTTTCAGTGCTGACTATGTCGCTAATGGTTTTTACGTCTTGTAAAAAAGACACTAAAACTAGTCTTAAGCCTGGTAAAAATAGTAACACAACCGGCTTAGACTTCGCAACGAAAGACAAAGAAGAAGGCTTTTCTGTAAAACCTTTCGCTGGTCAACCAGCTGGACCCAACATGGTATTTATCGAGGGTGGTAGATTCACGATGGGAACATCAGAAGAAGATATTACTTACACGAGAGACAACCTTGAGCGAACAGTTACTGTAGCATCGTTCTACATGGATAAAACTGAAATCGCAAACATTAACTGGTTAGAATACCTTTACGATATTCAGCAAGATTCCACAAGAGAGTTTTACGACTCTGCTTTGCCAGATACAACTGTATGGGCAAATCCAATGTCATTTAATGATCAATACGTAGATCAGTATTTGAGATACCCAGGTTTTAGATACTACCCAGTAGTTGGTGTATCTTGGGTACAAGCTTCTGATTATTGCTTATGGCGTACAGCTGTTGTTAATAATGATATGGCAACTGGTGATACCAAAGGTGGTGGTGTAAAGCTTCCTTTCGGCAAGAAAAAGAATGCTGACGGTGGTGCTGAAGGCGTAGAAGCAAAGCAATACGACGGAAACAGAGTAGCGATTGAGTCTGGTAAGGTTTTACCTGCTTTCAGGCTTCCAACTGAGGCTGAGTGGGAGTATGCAGCCAAAGCGATGATTGGAACACAGTACATAGACGAAAACCAATCAAATCAGCGTATTTATCCTTGGGATGGTTCTACACTTAGAAAAGACCGTGGTAAAAACAAGGGTATGATGCTTGCAAACTTTAAAAGAGGTCGTGGTGACTATGCAGGTATTGCTGGCCGTCAGAATGATAAAAACATTATTACTGCGGAAGTTTATGACTTTCCACCAAACGATTTCGGCCTTTATAACATGGCTGGTAACGTTAACGAGTGGGTTTATGACCTTTACCGTCCAAATTCTTACCAAGACTTTAATGACTTGAATCCTATTCGTAGAAACGATTTTCAAGATGAAAAAGGATTGTATGACGCAGACAACTATAACTCGGTTATTGATAATAACCTAAGAGTTTACAAAGGAGGTTCTTGGAGTGATATCGCTTATTGGTTAGCTCCTGGTACTCGTAGATATTTAGACCAAGATTCATCTACTGCTACAATCGGTTTCCGATGTGCAATGATTGCAGTAGGTAGTCAAGGTAAATAA
- a CDS encoding comF family protein produces the protein MQLLKGVLDLLYPRLCGSCGTTLKPTEGQLCISCMVKLPKTNSHTQNIDLLNNKFWGKLNVKNTYSFLKFSKKGLVQELLHNLKYRNKPELAHFMGLWYATDLKEISLDTSIDLIIGVPLHASRLKERGYNQADEFAKGLSEGLGVAFLPDVLLRNISTQTQTKKSRFKRFLNTQYVFEVSDNSIIKGKNIALVDDVLTTGSTLSSCGEILLQNGCNELTIITIASAF, from the coding sequence ATGCAATTGTTAAAAGGGGTTTTAGACTTACTTTATCCACGCTTATGTGGTTCATGTGGAACAACACTGAAGCCGACAGAAGGTCAACTTTGTATATCTTGCATGGTTAAGCTTCCAAAAACCAATAGTCACACTCAAAACATTGATTTATTAAACAATAAATTTTGGGGTAAACTAAATGTCAAAAATACCTATTCCTTTCTAAAGTTTAGCAAAAAAGGGCTCGTTCAAGAGCTTTTACACAATTTAAAGTATAGAAATAAACCTGAATTAGCCCATTTCATGGGATTGTGGTATGCCACTGATTTAAAAGAAATTAGTTTGGACACTTCAATAGACCTAATTATAGGCGTACCATTGCACGCAAGCCGATTAAAAGAAAGAGGTTACAATCAGGCAGATGAGTTTGCAAAGGGCTTATCTGAAGGCTTAGGAGTGGCTTTTCTTCCTGATGTTTTACTTAGAAATATTAGTACTCAAACGCAGACAAAAAAGTCTCGATTTAAGAGGTTTTTGAATACTCAATATGTATTTGAAGTAAGTGATAATTCTATTATTAAAGGGAAGAATATTGCCTTAGTGGATGACGTACTTACTACTGGAAGTACCCTTAGTTCTTGTGGAGAAATATTGCTACAAAATGGATGTAACGAATTGACTATAATAACAATAGCCTCGGCTTTCTAA
- a CDS encoding exodeoxyribonuclease-3: MKIISFNVNGIRAALKKGLLEWIIETDATIICLQEIKLFETELVEDLFTELGFHCYWMPAQKKGYSGVAILTKVKPNNVEYGLGIELFDNEGRVISAVFDSFRLICAYFPSGTTGDIRQDIKMQYLDSFYQYIEKLANEGEKLVICGDVNICHEAIDIHNPKSNKNSSGFLPEEREWVTKFLGSGYVDTFRHLNNEPHNYTWWSYRAGARGKNLGWRIDYFFTSKSLLEKIAAAEIHPDVIMSDHCPISLELKV, from the coding sequence ATGAAAATAATAAGCTTTAACGTTAACGGCATCCGTGCAGCACTCAAAAAAGGACTGTTAGAGTGGATAATAGAAACAGACGCTACTATTATTTGCCTTCAGGAGATTAAACTTTTTGAAACAGAATTGGTAGAAGATCTTTTTACCGAGTTAGGATTTCATTGCTATTGGATGCCCGCTCAAAAAAAAGGATACAGTGGTGTAGCAATATTAACCAAGGTTAAACCAAATAATGTTGAGTATGGATTAGGTATTGAGTTATTTGATAACGAAGGAAGAGTAATTTCCGCTGTATTTGATTCTTTCAGATTAATATGTGCTTACTTTCCTTCCGGAACAACCGGTGATATAAGACAAGATATTAAAATGCAGTATCTTGATTCATTTTACCAGTATATCGAAAAATTGGCAAACGAAGGAGAAAAGCTAGTAATATGTGGCGATGTCAATATTTGTCACGAAGCAATCGACATTCACAATCCAAAAAGTAATAAAAACAGTTCTGGCTTCCTTCCAGAGGAAAGAGAATGGGTAACTAAGTTTTTAGGTAGTGGTTATGTCGATACTTTTAGGCACCTCAATAATGAGCCTCATAATTACACTTGGTGGTCGTATAGGGCAGGGGCAAGGGGTAAAAACTTAGGTTGGCGTATCGATTACTTCTTCACTTCAAAATCTTTGTTAGAAAAAATCGCAGCTGCCGAAATTCACCCCGATGTTATTATGTCGGACCATTGCCCAATTTCGTTAGAACTTAAAGTATAA
- a CDS encoding tRNA uridine 5-carboxymethylaminomethyl modification enzyme, translated as MFTEYDVIVVGAGHAGCEAAHAAATMGSKVLLVTMNLQTIAQMSCNPAMGGVAKGQIVREIDALGGMSGIISDKTMIQFRMLNRSKGPAMWSPRCQSDRMLFAQEWRDTLEANPNVDFWQEMVTGLLIEDGRAVGVKTTLGLEIKSKSVVLTNGTFLNGLIHIGEKNFGGGRVGERSSIGITEQLIELGFESGRMKTGTPPRVDQRSIDFTKMTEQLGDEIPEKFSYTDTHALPKQRSCWITYTNLDVHNELRKGFDKSPMFNGRIQGLGPRYCPSVEDKINRFADKDSHQIFLEPEGWNTIEMYVNGFSTSLPEDIQYNALRKIPGFENVKMLRPGYAIEYDFFPPTQLQLSLETHLIQNLYFAGQINGTTGYEEAASQGLMAGINAHRKVQNLNPFHVKRNEAYIGVLIDDLINKGTDEPYRMFTSRAEFRTLLRQDNADIRLTAKGHEIGLASDERLANVNKKLAESAEVCNILKTSKVEPTDVNNYLSEIGSSQLKERGTLYNLLKRPEINMSDISKLSTEGEHISTTYSKEVIQQAEIEIKYERYIEKELMMANKMAKLEDLKINPEFDYEKLKSISIEARLKLKKIKPETLGQASRVSGVSPADISVLMVHLGR; from the coding sequence ATGTTTACAGAATACGATGTTATAGTAGTAGGAGCAGGACACGCAGGTTGCGAAGCCGCACACGCAGCAGCAACAATGGGTTCTAAAGTATTGCTCGTTACAATGAATCTTCAAACCATTGCACAGATGTCATGCAACCCAGCAATGGGAGGTGTAGCAAAGGGTCAAATTGTAAGAGAGATTGATGCCCTTGGTGGTATGTCAGGTATTATCAGCGATAAAACAATGATACAATTCCGCATGCTTAATAGATCAAAAGGACCTGCCATGTGGAGTCCAAGATGTCAAAGCGATAGAATGCTTTTTGCTCAAGAATGGAGGGATACATTAGAAGCAAATCCTAATGTAGACTTTTGGCAAGAAATGGTTACTGGATTACTGATAGAAGATGGGAGAGCAGTCGGTGTGAAAACAACACTAGGTTTAGAAATTAAATCTAAATCAGTAGTGCTCACAAATGGTACTTTTTTAAATGGTCTTATTCACATTGGAGAAAAAAACTTCGGTGGAGGGAGAGTAGGCGAACGTTCATCTATTGGTATAACAGAACAATTGATAGAACTTGGTTTTGAAAGTGGAAGAATGAAAACAGGAACTCCTCCTAGAGTTGACCAAAGATCAATTGACTTTACCAAAATGACGGAACAACTCGGAGATGAAATTCCAGAAAAATTCTCTTACACAGATACACATGCCCTACCGAAACAACGAAGCTGTTGGATCACATATACAAATCTAGATGTACATAATGAACTTCGTAAAGGCTTCGATAAGTCACCGATGTTCAATGGTAGAATTCAAGGTTTAGGTCCTAGATACTGCCCATCCGTTGAGGACAAAATAAATAGATTTGCAGACAAGGATAGTCATCAAATATTTCTTGAACCCGAAGGTTGGAACACAATAGAAATGTATGTCAATGGATTCTCAACCTCACTTCCAGAAGATATTCAATACAATGCCTTAAGAAAAATACCAGGTTTCGAAAATGTCAAAATGCTCAGACCAGGATACGCAATTGAGTATGACTTCTTCCCACCAACTCAACTTCAACTTTCTTTAGAAACTCATTTAATTCAAAACCTCTATTTCGCAGGTCAAATAAATGGAACCACAGGTTACGAAGAAGCTGCATCTCAAGGACTAATGGCCGGAATAAACGCTCATAGAAAAGTGCAAAACCTAAATCCATTTCATGTTAAAAGAAATGAAGCATATATAGGTGTTCTTATTGATGACTTAATAAACAAAGGTACCGACGAACCATATAGAATGTTTACCTCACGAGCAGAGTTTAGAACATTACTTCGACAAGACAATGCCGATATTAGGCTTACAGCAAAAGGTCATGAAATAGGTTTAGCAAGTGATGAAAGATTAGCAAACGTAAATAAAAAACTTGCAGAATCTGCAGAAGTATGTAACATCCTAAAAACATCAAAAGTTGAACCCACAGATGTTAACAACTATTTAAGCGAAATAGGATCATCTCAGTTGAAAGAAAGAGGTACACTCTATAATCTTCTTAAAAGACCAGAGATTAACATGAGTGACATTTCAAAACTATCCACAGAGGGAGAACATATATCCACAACATATTCCAAAGAAGTTATTCAGCAAGCCGAGATAGAAATCAAGTATGAAAGATATATTGAAAAGGAATTAATGATGGCTAATAAAATGGCCAAACTAGAAGACCTAAAAATCAATCCTGAATTTGATTACGAAAAACTAAAATCAATAAGTATAGAAGCTCGACTGAAATTAAAGAAAATAAAACCTGAAACACTGGGGCAAGCATCTCGTGTCAGTGGAGTTTCCCCAGCAGACATTTCTGTTCTTATGGTTCATTTAGGTAGATAA
- a CDS encoding Ig-like domain-containing protein, producing the protein MFKNYSILLTISLYIIISSCAQFVPPTGGPKDITPPNLTESFPKNETLNYKQKTIRLVFDELIDASSLRQELIITPQPESAFEVKVKSNELLLQYDKPFLDSTTYTFNFRQGIKDLNERTPAKNLKLVFSTGNEIDSLSISGKANYLWSGQIADEVLVGLYTINKEDTIPVLLRKPNYFIKTDTSGNYSFENIKSGKYQLIAFQDKNSNLIFDQSKELFSFHPDTIKLDSNISNLTLSLYPNDRTELKVKRSLARRNNYSIAFNKDYEKIEVNFPTDDSLTYQFRREELLFFKHPNTSDTTLTKIIVQDSLGQKLEINTKIYFQEDPETKTKIEALSIRSEIKPNIKLKKPIEYIFDFEYPIIDFDTSKFKILGDTTYLEKYTFEWLDPSHTKISIKTNPIAKRDLQLNFQSGAITNYKSDTNSTYTLINTLYPQESYGLIEGTINKDSSNYIIQLIDSKTTQVIDFQETNSIFSFKKVIAGNYYLRIIKDANNNHRWDTGYFEQQQQPEEITIYPELLRLKENFELRDIVIN; encoded by the coding sequence ATGTTTAAGAATTATTCGATATTACTAACTATATCACTTTACATCATTATTTCGAGTTGTGCCCAATTTGTACCACCCACCGGTGGCCCAAAAGACATTACTCCACCTAATCTAACTGAGAGTTTTCCTAAAAATGAAACCTTAAATTATAAACAGAAAACAATACGACTGGTTTTCGATGAACTAATTGATGCAAGTAGTTTAAGACAAGAACTCATAATAACACCTCAACCTGAATCAGCATTTGAAGTGAAAGTAAAATCTAACGAATTATTACTCCAATACGACAAACCATTCTTAGATAGCACAACATATACCTTCAACTTTAGACAAGGCATAAAAGATCTAAACGAAAGAACTCCAGCTAAAAATCTTAAACTAGTATTTAGCACTGGTAATGAAATTGACTCACTATCAATATCAGGAAAGGCAAATTACTTATGGAGTGGACAAATAGCAGATGAGGTTTTGGTAGGACTATATACTATCAACAAGGAGGACACAATTCCGGTACTCCTAAGGAAACCAAACTACTTTATCAAAACTGATACTTCTGGGAATTACTCTTTTGAAAACATTAAATCAGGCAAATATCAACTTATTGCTTTTCAAGATAAAAACTCAAATCTCATCTTTGATCAGAGTAAAGAATTATTTTCTTTCCATCCTGATACCATTAAACTTGACAGCAACATTAGCAACCTTACACTTTCTCTCTATCCCAATGATAGAACTGAACTCAAAGTTAAAAGATCTCTTGCTCGAAGAAATAATTACTCAATAGCCTTTAATAAAGACTATGAAAAAATTGAAGTAAACTTTCCCACAGATGATAGCTTAACTTACCAATTTCGACGTGAAGAACTGCTTTTCTTTAAGCACCCAAATACTAGTGATACAACATTAACTAAAATAATAGTTCAAGACTCTTTAGGACAAAAACTGGAAATTAATACAAAAATATATTTCCAAGAAGATCCAGAAACAAAAACAAAAATAGAAGCACTATCAATACGCTCAGAAATAAAACCAAATATCAAACTAAAAAAACCAATCGAATACATCTTCGATTTTGAATACCCAATTATAGACTTCGATACATCTAAGTTTAAAATACTTGGAGATACAACCTACTTAGAGAAATATACATTCGAATGGCTAGATCCATCACATACAAAAATATCGATAAAAACGAACCCAATAGCCAAGAGAGATCTACAGTTGAACTTTCAATCTGGTGCTATAACTAACTATAAGTCAGATACTAATAGCACTTATACACTTATCAACACCCTTTATCCACAGGAGAGTTACGGATTAATTGAAGGAACAATTAACAAAGATAGCAGCAACTACATTATTCAACTTATTGACTCTAAAACTACACAAGTTATTGATTTTCAAGAAACTAACTCAATATTCTCGTTCAAAAAAGTCATTGCTGGAAACTACTACCTTAGAATAATAAAAGACGCTAACAACAATCATAGATGGGACACGGGATATTTTGAACAACAACAACAACCAGAAGAGATAACTATCTATCCCGAACTTCTTAGATTGAAAGAGAATTTTGAATTAAGAGACATCGTTATTAACTAG